A window of Calditrichota bacterium genomic DNA:
CCCATTTCCTGATAGGCCTTTTTCATACGATTCGTCACGGCCCACAAGCGCTCGCGGCGGTCGGGCTCTTTTTCAATAATATCAAGCGCGGCGATCGTTGCTGCTACCGATGCCGGCGGCATACTCGCCGAGAAAATCAGGGAACGGGCACGGTGCTTAATGTAATCGATAACGACCGCATCCCCCGCTACAAAACCGCCAATGGAAGCAAAGGATTTGCTGAAGGTACCCATCACGAGGTCTACCTTGTCTTCCAGACCAAAATGTTCGGCTGTGCCGCGACCGTGCGCGCCCAGAACACCAACCGAATGGGCATCGTCAACGTAGACTTTGGCATTGTATGTTTCGGCCAATTCTACCAACCGGGGAAGATTTAAGATGTCGCCGCCCATGCTGAAAACACCGTCAGCCGCAATGAGTTTTCCGGGGATATCCTTGTGCATTTTCAACACGCGTTCCAAATCATCCATGTCGCCGTGGCGGTACTTCACCGTTTTTCCAAAAGCCAATCGACTTCCATCGACCAGGCTGGCGTGATTGTCCCGGTCTGCAAAAAGCAAGTCATCTTTTCCCACCAGTGAGGAGATAACACCCAGATTGGTTTGAAAGCCTGTCGAAAAGGTAAGCACTGCTTCGCGTTTCATGAAAGTGGTTAATCGTGCCTCCAATTCCTCGTGCAAATCCAGAGTTCCGTTCAAAAAGCGCGATCCCGTGCACCCGGAGCCATATTGATCAACCGCTTTCTTTGCCGCCTCCAGCACCTTTGGGTGCTGGGTTAATCCAAGGTAATTATTGGAACCGATCATAACAAACTTTCGGCCATCAATCATAACGGATGTTTCTGCTCCCGATTGAATGGCCTTAAAATAGGGATACCAGCCGCCCTTGATGGCTTCCTGAGCTTCCGTAAAGTTTCGACACTTATCAAATAAATCCAAAATGTTCTCCTTTTCCGGTCCTATTGAGAAAATAGATAAAATAAATTGTATAAATTTACAGAAATGTTACAATATTGTCAAGTATTTTTTTAATCCGTCTAAACCCATCGACCCATTCCGCCTTGGAAAGAAAATGCCCGCGGGTTTTATTCGGAACCATTTGGGAAAGGGTTCCAAGTCGCGTACTCGCCGCAACACGATTCGGCTTTATTCTTCATCCGGAATGGATGAGACTCTGTTTTGAACCAAGCAGCGCATTCCAGACTATCAAAATTTTTGGATAAATGTTTGGTGACCGTCAAAATTTTTATTGCATTTTTGCAAATTTATTCTTTCATTATTTTCCTGTAATTTTAAATCAGGCCTTTTTAACGTGCAAAACTCATGAGGCACAAAGGCATAATAAACCACTGGACAAATTGAAACAGGAAAACATGGGCGATAAACGACGACAAATTCGGCTGACCGAATCCGTTTCCTGCGCCGGCTGAGCATCGAAACTTAGCCTAACGGAGTTAGGTGCGATTTTGGAAAAACTCCCCCGGATTGAAGACCCGCGTCTTCTCGTAGGGATAAGTACGGCCGATGATGCCGGCGTTTTCAAATTGACCGATGAGCTGGCACTGATTCAGACGGTCGATTTTTTTACGCCCATTCTGGACGATCCTTATCTTTACGGGCAGATTTCAGCCGCTAATTCCCTGAGTGATGTCTACGCCATGGGAGGAACGCCCATTACGGCGTTAAACATAGCGGGCGTTTCCACGGGCTATTTTGATGCGGATACCCTGGCGGCCATTTTCCGGGGCGGAATTGACAAGGCCACAGAAGCGGGTGTTGTGGTTCTGGGGGGACACACCATCTCGGATAAGGAGCTGAAGTACGGGCTCTCTGTAACGGGCCTTATTCATCCGGATAGAATTATTACCAATTCACAGGCTAAAATTGGAGATGTCTTAATTTTAACCAAACCCATTGGCACCGGCATTGTGACGACGGCCCTGAAGCAGGCCAAATTGACGGAAGAGGAACTGGGCATCACCATCCAATCGATGACAACGCTCAACAAATTTGCGGCTGAGGCCATGCAAAAGATTGGCGTGCACGCCGCCACCGATGTCACCGGGTTTGGATTGTTGGGACATTTACACGAACTGCTTGCGGCCAGTGGCGTTGGAGCGGAGGTTTTTGCTCACAGCATACCCTTTGTACCGGGTGCACTCAAATACGCCAAAATCGGCACCATTCCTGCCGGTTCACGGGCCAACCAATTTTATCTGGATGATGACGAAAAGGTTCAATTGGTGGCGGATATTCCCGAAGAGCACGAAGTATTGCTTTACGATGCTCAAACATCCGGTGGACTCATCATTGCCGTTCCTCCTGAAAAAGCGGATGCCCTGCTGCAGGCCATCCGAGAGACCGACCATCCCTTTGAACCCGTCATCATTGGCCGCATCATTGAAGCCAACCCGGGTTTTATTCGCATTGTGGATTAGCCACCCGTTTTTCTGTGTTTGGATTTCCGATCAACCGGCAGCTCGATTTTATTGAAATTGTCACAACCTCTTTCAGCAGACCCGCTGTCCGAACTTTTCTCCGAATGTTTCAATCCAAAAACCCAAAAATACAATTAGTCAAGCGATTGCATACGCATCTTCTAACTTAATATGTTACAAAATCTTAAAAAATACTTGACTTTTAGCGATTTTTTATGTAAAATTAATGTCACAAAATCTATTACCCGAAAAATAGATTTTGAGGCCTTGGCGCATACGCACCAACGTTCGGTTTCTTTTTTTAAAGCGAGAAAAACTTCACGATGAAGAGACACGCTTCTCACATAAATCCTAACACGTATTCCATTCGCGCTATTTTTAATTTCACTCTTTTTTCCAATAAAACGACCGCTTTCATCTACAATTCGATTTCAAAGTAAGTAAAAAGCGAAAGGAGGTGACATTTTTACCCCAAATAACCGATTCTCATTTTTGCATGTGTAAGACCATTAAACTTCAAAAGGAGGAATTTATGAAAAAAATAATCATTACGCCATTGTTAGTGGGGTTGCTGTTGATTGGATTGACGTCCACATCAAAGGCGAGCGGAATTGCGGTCAGTGCGGCAGGCGTGCGGGCTGTATCGCTGGGCGGCGCCTACCGGGCTCTGAGCGGTGATTGGAGCGGCGGATACTGGAATCCCGCAGGCCTGACTCAGGTTAAAAACTGGAATATCGGCGGTAGTATTTCTTTTATCGCCCCCGAAGCCAAATTAACCCTGTACCCTTACCAGGGACACCGCCTGTTTGGTTTTGCTTACCGTGAAGCAACCAGTAAACCCAAAACATTTGTTATCCCAAACCTTGGCGCCGTTAAAACACTGGATAATGGTCTTTCCGTTGGTCTCGGTGTTTTTGTACCATTCGGACTGGGGAGCACCTGGGACTTGTACAATCCCGTACCCGGTTTCGGGAACAAAGAAGATTTTCCGAAATATGACAATTTAAGTAATATGCAGGTTCTTGATTTTCAGCTTTCGCTGGCGTATCCCGTTACCGAAAAACTGTCCGTTGGCGGCGGGTTTGGTGTTCTTTACACAACCCTCTCCATGGAACAAACCAGTGTGACCAAAATTGCCAGCCTTAATCCAATGCTGGCCCCCCTGGCGATTGCACCGCACGAGCATTTCCCGGCCCAACAAAAGCTGGACGTTTCAGGCATAAGCTACGCGGCTTCTTTCGGATTGCAATTTAAGGCAACAGAAAAATTAACTTTGGGATTAGCTGCCCGGTATTATACCGATGTTCCCCTGAAGGGCTCTATCACAGCTGATGCCTATTTCCCCTACGACCAGGGCGCATTGAACACACTAAAGGGTCTTAAAGCAGCCGGAGCCTTAAGTGACGCGGATTATGCGGTCGCATCCACCCTGTTTTCGGGAACCAAACAGGAAATCATCAATCAGGACAATATCGAAGCCACCATGCCTCTCCCGTTAAATCTGGGGGGTGGTGTGGCCTTTCGCCCCACCGATAAACTTTTAATTTCGGCGGATGTGGAATTCACCCAGTGGTCGGTCTGGGATAAAATTGATATCAAGGACTCCCTTTCTGTTAAAATTGGCGGCGCTGAAGTTGCCAAAATGAAGACCGAGTTAAAAGAAAATTGGTCCGATGGAATTCGTTACAATGTGGGTATGGAATACACCCTGATGAAATCAGCGGATAGAGACATGGTTTTGCGGCTGGGCTATTATCGCGATCCAAGTCCCATTCCGGATTCTTCTATTGGCCCCGGCATCCCGGACATTTCAGTCAAAAATTCTGTGACCGCCGGTTTGGGTTATACGCTGGGTAAAATCACAATTAATGCCGTCTACTCGCATATTTTTATCCCCAGCCGGGATGTTAAAAAATGGATTCTTGAGCCCAACGGAAACAATGAAAATTGGGCCGGCCATTATGAAGTGACAGACAATGAATTCCATATCGGACTCAATTACAACTTTTAATTGGCACTTTCAGAGAAGGAGAAAACGATGAAAAAAATATCCCTTATTTTACTTGCCTCTTTTTTGCTGGCCAGTCTGTTTATGGGCGGCTGCGGCAAGGAGCAGGCAACCTTTCCCAATCAGGATTTAAAAGGCAATCCGGCACATGCGGGAAAAATTGAAACCGTCACCATTCAATCCCAGTACGTCGGGGCTGAAAAAGCGGTCAAGGTTTATCTTCCCTACGGGTACAACCCCAGTAAAAAATATCCGGTGATTTACTTTCTCCACGGATTTGGCGGGAACGAAAATTCATGGTTCGAGGGAAAAAGCTTGAACAAGGTAGCGGACGAACTCATTCAGGACGGCACCATTCAACCCATGATTCTGGTGTGTCCCAATGCATCAAACGCACTTGGAGGCAGTTTTTACACCAATTCCATTGATACGGATCCCGAGCGAAATCCAAATCTGAATCCAAAAATGGGATTTGGGTTTTACGAATATTATTTTATCAAGGAAGTCATTCCAACCATCGAATCCAAGTACAGCATCGACGAAAACAAGCGGGCGATTGAAGGCCATTCAATGGGCGGCTACGGCGCTATGAAACTGGCCATGTTATACCCCACGTTGTTCAAATCGGTGGTGGCGCATTCGGGACCGCTTTCCTTTCATGAGCTCTTTTGGGGAACCGGCAGCAATCTGCTTCAGCGCGTTGCGACCGAAAACGACACCCTTATCGATCCGGCTAAAGTCGCCGCCGACCCCTTCCATCACGTCATAACGGTTACGATGATGGGGATGGCCTCTGCTTTTTCGCCGCATTTTGGACCGGGACTCAGCTTTGATTATGTGAAGTACCTGATGTTTCCGGCTTTTCTGGCTCCCAAACCCAGCACGATCTACCAGTTTCCGGTTTCCACCACACCGGTTGATACGGCCGGACCCGGCGCAGCCGACGATATTCTCCCCGGCATCGACCTGCCCGTTCGCATTACCCAGCCCAACGTGACCGCCGACACGGTCACCTCTGTCATCCAAAAGTGGATGAGACAGGACTGCTACACCATGCTGGAAACAGGCAAAAGCTACGACGGTTCGGATCTGGATTTGGCCGATTTCAAAAAGCTGAAAATCTACATGGACTGCGGGAATCAAGACGATTTCGATCCCATGGATGACGGGGCCGGTTTCGGAATTATTGGCACAAACATCGCATTCGACCAGCTTCTGACCCAGAAGGGAATTGATCATGTTTTCGATCGCTACACAGGCGCCCACAGCAGCGATGTGTATTATCGAATTGAGGTGGCCCTTAAATTTCAAAATGATGCATTGAAATAAGCAGGACCTTGTTATGAATCGGACGTACGGTCGGGCAGCGATTTTTATAATCGCTGCCCTTTTTGTTACACTGGGCATCCTCTCCTGCAACCTGAACCATGGGCTGCATCCCGTGCCGATCACCGGCATTGGCGGGACCATTACATTTCAGGGCCAATGGCCGGAAAATACGGAATTCGTGCGCATCGTTGTCTATCGCGATTATCCGCCCCCGTCTCTGATGGCCATCACCAGTTTTAGCGATCCGATTCCGTTTGGTTCCCGTACATACGCGTACGAATTGCAGCTTCCACCGGGAACGTACCACTGGATTCTGGTGGCATGGAAACCCAAAAACGCTCCCTTCACGGATATTCGTACAATCGGACAGTATTATGCCGAAGGCGACAGCAGCAAACCCGGACACGTAATCGTCCGACAAGACCAGTTGACGCCGCATGTGGATATCGTCGCCGATTTTGGCGTTTTAAAAACACCGTAAAACAGATTGCGTTCATCTGAATAAGACGCATTTTTTCTCAAGTAATTAAAAATATGACGCCACAATGAAACAGATTTTTTCAATCTCAACCGTCATCCTCCTTCTCACATTTTCCACATTCGGCTTTTCGCAGCCGAATAAAGGAAAAATCGAGGGAAAGATAACCAACCAGAAGGGTCAGGCTTTGCCAGGTGTCAACATCATCCTGAAGGGCACCACGTTGGGAACAATTACAGATCGCCGGGGAACTTTCAGTCTGGATCGAATTCCTGTGGGCCGCTACACCCTTCTTATTTCAATGATCGGCTACGAATCCCGTGAGATTCCAAATGTTCGGGTTTTCCCCGGCCGGTCCACCCGGTTAACGGTTCGCCTGAAACAGATTGCCATTGAGGCGCCCGCCCTTATTGTGACGGCCAGCAAAAAACAGCAAACCATTCAGGATTCACCTGTCAGCGTATCCATTTTATCCGAAAAGGAAATCCAGCGTCGAAACAGCAGCAATCTTCAGGACATTATTGCATTCGTTCCGGGCGTTTATTTGATCAATAATCAATTGAATATACGCGGTTCCACCGGATACAACCAGGGCTCCGGAAGCCGGGTACTGGTTTTGCTGGACGGTGTTCCTTTTATCACAGGGGATTCGGGAACCATCAACTGGGACGCCATTCCGGTCACGGAAATCGAGCGAATCGAAGTCATCAAAAGTGCCGGTTCGGCTTTGTACGGATCCAATGCTTTGGGGGGCGTACTGAATATTATCACCCGCGATCCGGGGAATATCCCTCAAACGCGCATCCGGACATCCTGGGGATTTTACGAAAAACCGTACTATCCGGAATGGCGCTGGACAAATCGTCTTCTGCAGTTTAATTCAATCGACGTGAGTCACTCGCAGACATTTCACAAGCTGGGAGTGCTCGTTTCAGCCGGGCGGAAAACATCAACGGGCTACAAACAAAACGGGAACACCACACGCTGGAATTTCTTTGGAAAATTTCATTACCGCATCTCCCCTGAAACCCACGCGGTTTTACTCACGAATATCGCGTACGAAAACCACGGCCAATCCTTTTTGTGGCGGGGACCTGCTACTAATCATCCTTATGAGATTTCGCCCGATGCCATCGGCGACAAAATCCACTCAGGCAAGTACATCTGGCATTTCACGTACAAAACCATGTTAAGGCGGAATCTGGCCTTCATCAGCAAGTCATCCCTTTACATGACACGCTGGCAGGATTATTTTCACGACAATCACGACTATTCGCGCACCAACAAGTGGGGACAGGAGTTTTTGTTTGAATACCAGCCGTTCCGGCGCCACAGCATGACCTTTGGAACCGAGGGCATTTACCATCGAACGCACTCCTCTATTTTCGGGAATCCGTTTACCTACGATTGGGGGATTTATGCTCAGGATGAGGTCACCCTGCC
This region includes:
- a CDS encoding esterase family protein; protein product: MKKISLILLASFLLASLFMGGCGKEQATFPNQDLKGNPAHAGKIETVTIQSQYVGAEKAVKVYLPYGYNPSKKYPVIYFLHGFGGNENSWFEGKSLNKVADELIQDGTIQPMILVCPNASNALGGSFYTNSIDTDPERNPNLNPKMGFGFYEYYFIKEVIPTIESKYSIDENKRAIEGHSMGGYGAMKLAMLYPTLFKSVVAHSGPLSFHELFWGTGSNLLQRVATENDTLIDPAKVAADPFHHVITVTMMGMASAFSPHFGPGLSFDYVKYLMFPAFLAPKPSTIYQFPVSTTPVDTAGPGAADDILPGIDLPVRITQPNVTADTVTSVIQKWMRQDCYTMLETGKSYDGSDLDLADFKKLKIYMDCGNQDDFDPMDDGAGFGIIGTNIAFDQLLTQKGIDHVFDRYTGAHSSDVYYRIEVALKFQNDALK
- a CDS encoding pyridoxal phosphate-dependent aminotransferase family protein: MDLFDKCRNFTEAQEAIKGGWYPYFKAIQSGAETSVMIDGRKFVMIGSNNYLGLTQHPKVLEAAKKAVDQYGSGCTGSRFLNGTLDLHEELEARLTTFMKREAVLTFSTGFQTNLGVISSLVGKDDLLFADRDNHASLVDGSRLAFGKTVKYRHGDMDDLERVLKMHKDIPGKLIAADGVFSMGGDILNLPRLVELAETYNAKVYVDDAHSVGVLGAHGRGTAEHFGLEDKVDLVMGTFSKSFASIGGFVAGDAVVIDYIKHRARSLIFSASMPPASVAATIAALDIIEKEPDRRERLWAVTNRMKKAYQEMGFNTGNSQTPVIPIIIGDDMTTFKFWQELWKSGIFANPVISPAVPPGMSLIRTSYMATHTDEEMDFVLETFQKIGKALGVIE
- a CDS encoding TonB-dependent receptor — its product is MKQIFSISTVILLLTFSTFGFSQPNKGKIEGKITNQKGQALPGVNIILKGTTLGTITDRRGTFSLDRIPVGRYTLLISMIGYESREIPNVRVFPGRSTRLTVRLKQIAIEAPALIVTASKKQQTIQDSPVSVSILSEKEIQRRNSSNLQDIIAFVPGVYLINNQLNIRGSTGYNQGSGSRVLVLLDGVPFITGDSGTINWDAIPVTEIERIEVIKSAGSALYGSNALGGVLNIITRDPGNIPQTRIRTSWGFYEKPYYPEWRWTNRLLQFNSIDVSHSQTFHKLGVLVSAGRKTSTGYKQNGNTTRWNFFGKFHYRISPETHAVLLTNIAYENHGQSFLWRGPATNHPYEISPDAIGDKIHSGKYIWHFTYKTMLRRNLAFISKSSLYMTRWQDYFHDNHDYSRTNKWGQEFLFEYQPFRRHSMTFGTEGIYHRTHSSIFGNPFTYDWGIYAQDEVTLPFHFKTTMGVRFDFHQVETIFHESQISPKFGLVWQPLPGMAFRTSLGKGFRAASISEIFTHTLVSGFEVVPNLDLRAESARAFEIGWNQFLGKIAMLDVAYFRTTYRNMINPELVTYVPPAFRLANLLEARIQGVDFSGKVAPVPRHLFLQLNYTYLDAERLGKIEPVVCLDDFAHMPGRTLPYRPRHIFTGTLSGKYRGWQLGLDYRYLSRYEEVSAYCKDARVPIRNWTARIEKEFRGVTFSLKVDNLTQYYYTEFERNMSPPRNFTFTVRKKI
- the selD gene encoding selenide, water dikinase SelD, with the protein product MGDKRRQIRLTESVSCAGUASKLSLTELGAILEKLPRIEDPRLLVGISTADDAGVFKLTDELALIQTVDFFTPILDDPYLYGQISAANSLSDVYAMGGTPITALNIAGVSTGYFDADTLAAIFRGGIDKATEAGVVVLGGHTISDKELKYGLSVTGLIHPDRIITNSQAKIGDVLILTKPIGTGIVTTALKQAKLTEEELGITIQSMTTLNKFAAEAMQKIGVHAATDVTGFGLLGHLHELLAASGVGAEVFAHSIPFVPGALKYAKIGTIPAGSRANQFYLDDDEKVQLVADIPEEHEVLLYDAQTSGGLIIAVPPEKADALLQAIRETDHPFEPVIIGRIIEANPGFIRIVD